AAAAGTTTTCCATTTAAATATCGGTCAGCCAGATATTAAAACTCCTCAGGTAGCATTAGATGCTGTAAAAAATAATAATATTGAAGTATTATCTTATGCCAGATCTGAAGGTTCTGAAACGTATAGAAACAAACTTTCTGAATACTACGATAAAAATGGTATTTCTGTAACTGCAAACGATATTATTGCAACTACAGGTGGATCTGAAGCTTTATTATTTACTATTGGTAGTATTACTGATCCGGGAGATGAAATTATTATTCCTGAACCTTTTTATGCTAACTACAATGGTTTTTCTATTGCTTCTGGAGTAAAAGTAGTTCCTGTAATTTCTTCTATCGACGATAACTTTGCTTTACCAAAGATTGAAGATTTTGAAAAGTTAATTACTCCAAAGACTAAAGCAATTTTAATCTGTAATCCTGGAAATCCAACGGGATATTTATACAGTAAAGAAGAAATTCAAAAGTTAAAAGAAATTGTTCTTAAACACGATCTATTTTTAATAGCTGATGAAGTTTATAGAGAATTTGCATACGATGGTGCAGAACATCATTCTATTTTAAAAGAAGATGGTTTAGACAAAAATGCTATCGTTATAGATTCTGTTTCGAAGCGTTACAGTATGTGTGGTGCAAGAATTGGATGCATTGTTTCTAGAAACCAAGAATTTGTTCAAACTGCAATTAAATTTGCACAAGCAAGATTAAGTCCGCCTACTTATGCTTTAATCGCTAGTGAAGCAGCTTTAGATACGCCTCAAAGTTATTTTGACGATGTTATTGAAGAATATGTAGAACGTAGAAATACACTAATTTCTGAGTTAGAAAAAATCGAAGGTGTAAAAGTAGCCAAACCAAAGGGTGCTTTTTATTGTATTGCCGAGTTACCAGTTGAAAACTCAGAAGATTTTGCACAGTGGATTTTAGAAAGTTTTAATCATAATAATGAAACTGTAATGGTTGCTCCTGCTGGAGGTTTTTATTCTACCAAAGGAGAAGGAAAAAATCAGGTTCGTATTGCCTATGTTTTAAACAAAGAAGATTTAAAACGTTGTGTCGCTATTTTAAAAGCAGCTTTAGAAGCTTACAATAAATAATTTCATTTGGAAATTCAACAAAATATATCACTAAAGAATTATAATACGTTTGGCATTGATGTTAATGCCAAACGTTTTATTTCTATCCGTTCTGTTCATGAACTGCAACAACTTGTAGTAAAGGAAAAATCTATTTTTTTAATTTCTGGAGGAAGCAATATGTTATTGACTAAAGATATTGATGATTTAGTTGTGCATATCAATACCGAAGGAATTTGTATTGATAGAGAAGATGAAAACTCAGTTTATCTTACAGTAAATTCAGGAGAAAACTGGCACGATTTTGTTTTGTGGTGTATTGACCAAAACTATGGTGGAATTGAAAATTTATCTTTAATTCCAGGTAATGTAGGTACATGTCCTATTCAAAATATTGGTGCATATGGTGTTGAAGTTAAAGATGTAATTACAAAAGTAGAAGCTGTTTCGATAGAAACAGGAAAACTAGTTCAATTTTCGAACACTGAATGTAAATTTGGTTATCGTAATTCTATTTTTAAGAATGAAGTTAAAGGAAAGTATATTATTACTTCTGTAAGTTTTAAATTGACAAAGAAAGATCATGTGCTTAATACTTCTTATGGTGCTATTGAAACTGAACTTGCCTCTAAAAACATTACAAATCCTACAATTAAAAACGTCTCTGATGCTGTAATAGCGATTAGACAGTCAAAACTACCAGATCCTAAAGAAATTGGAAATAGCGGTAGTTTTTTTAAAAATCCAGTGATTTCTATAAGTCTTTTTGAGAATTTAAAAGAGCAATTCCCAAATATTCCTAGTTATCCAGTTTCTGATGAAGAAATTAAAGTCCCAGCTGGTTGGTTAATTGAACAAAGTGGATTTAAAGGGAAACGTTTTGGTGATTATGGTGTTCATGAAAAGCAAGCCTTAGTTTTAGTGAACTATGGAAATGCTTCTGGTAAAGATATTTATAAACTTGCGCAACAAATACAAAACACTATCAAAGAGAACTTTAAAATTGATTTAGAAATTGAAGTGAATGTTATCTAATTATATCTTCTCTTCAATTTTATTTAACCAATTTGTTATAGTAGACAAGAAGTTTTCAGATCTTATCCAAGGTAAATTGTCATCTTGAAACTCATAAAACCCTCCGGTTTTACATGTAAATAAATTATGGTTACAATTGGGAAATGATTTTGTTGTAAAATGTGTAGTTTTTCCTAAAGTTTTCTGATACAAAGCTTTTGTTTTCTTCCAATCAACTTGTGTATCTTTTTCCCCAAACAAAGCTAAAACAGGACATTTAATTTTTAACAATTCTGACTCAAAATCTTGAACGTAAATTTGAAGATTCGTTTTATAATCAAAAGGCATTTTCATAAACTCTTTTTGATACGCTAGATATCCCTTTTCGGTAACAACTCTTCCTTCATTAAATCTCTTTAAAAACTTATTCTTTCTTAGATTTTTAGTGGCATTCATATAGTCTTTAAAACTTCCGCCAGAATGTGTAATTCTATAACTCTCTTTTAATTCGTTCTGTAAAATATGTATAGAATCTTTAGTTACACCTTCAGTTTTTAAATTCTCTTTGAATAAATACGCAAAACTTTCTTTGGGTCCTACTCCACTTACAGATATCCAAAAACTAATATTTTTAAATTTATTAATTACAATAGGATTTATCCACCCTGCTCTACTAATTCCCCACAAACCTATCCTATCGGCACCTTTAATCTTTTGCTTTTTTAAGGACTTAATAGCTGCTATAACCTCATCTGCGCTGTTTTGTACAGATTGATTGTAATTAAATACACCTTCACTTTTACCACAACCCATTTTATCCCACATGTAAGTTGCATATCCAGCTTTTAAAATAGCATTTCTGACATCAAGATGCCATTCTTGTTGAACCGCATTTGTTTTCCCAGAACCATGTACTATAATTACTATACCTTTCGGATTCTTATTCTTTGGAGTATTGAAAACTCCTTCAAGTTTAATTCCTTCAAAATCAAAATTTAAAATTCTTCTTTCGCTTTGAGCAAAAGAAATTATATAACTAAAAAATAAGAATAAGCTAAATATTTTCAATTTCATGTATGATGAGATTTAAACATACAATAGAGACTAAATTTTTTTTAAAACGTTGCATTTTATTAAAATTTCAAATCGTTAACTATAAATAATTTTTGTAGTAGTGTTGACTTCAATATGAAAAATAGTATCCCTTTTTAGTTTGTGAATTGATAAAAACATAATTACCCGTTGAATCTGGAGTAAACTCTATTACACGAGCTTTATTTTTCCCTCTGTAGTAAAAAGATTCTTTATTTGGATAAACCACCTCAGTATCTACATATCCTTTTGAAATTGGAGAAGCACTGTATTTATAATCTGCCGTGCCTAAATAATTATCATTCTCTTTTGCCTTGTATAAATACGAAGCAAAAACAGGATCGAAAACAATAAAACGAATTAAACTATCCTTTTCTATTTTAAATTCTTTTATTTTTTTAGGATAGAAAAACTTTCTAATATTGTATCCAAAATTTCCACCCCACAATATTCTTCCTATTTTTTTCTCGGTTGTATATAATAATTTAGCCTGTGGTAAAGGTATTAGTTCATTAGATTTTACAAGATAAATACCTTGTTTCTTTTGATCTTTATTTATTAGTGTAATGTTATGGTCTTTACTTTTATAATATGGTATAGAAACATCTACTGTATCGTAACCTTCTTTTTCTAATATAAAATTCGTTCGATATTTTTTAAATCTAAAATGTGATGAAACTATTTTTTCTTTTTTAAGAGAGTCTGTTAAAGTAACTGTTACATTTTGTAATGGATTGGAAAAAAGATTTTCTACTTTTCCGGAGAATTCGGCAGGTACATTTTCGTGTTTTTTATTTAGAGAAATTTTCTCATATTCGATAGTATTTGTTCCTTTTTTCTTTAATACAACATCTCTGAAATGATACTGTTCATTTTCAGAAAAGTTTTCAATTTTAGCAGATCTAGTGTGATATCCTTCTTTTTTAAACTTTAAGAAAAGAGTTCTTGATGTATTAAATTGATAATGACCATTAGCATCTGTCTTTGTTGAAATCAAAGAATCTCTGTAAAATAGTTCTACATGCGTTATTGGATTTCCTGCTTCATCAATTATATCACCTTCAATTCGTGGTTGATTATCATTGTTGAATGAAATACATCTCGTAAAAATGAAAATAGAAAGAGAGAGTACAATAAAAAAACTTTTATTTCTTTTCATAGCCTTGTAATTATTGGATAGCAAATAATTATTCATTTAACTACCAAAACAAAACTATATAAAAAAAGTAACTAAAATTAGTTACCTCTTAATAATCGCAAATAGTTTTTATGCTAAATCTCTTTTTTCAACAGATCGATATGTCGGATTAATCTTTTTATTTCTAGTTGAATTGTACCATTGTAAACACCTCTTATTCTTCCTCTTTTATCAACTAAAATAAAATTTTCTGTATGTATAAAAGCATCTTTGTCTTGAGTTTTCACAAAATCTTCGTCAGCAAAATACGACGTTCTTGCCAAATCATAAATTAGTTCTTTATCGCCTGTTACTAAATTCCATTTTTCAGAATCAATTCCATTTTCTAAAGCATATTGTTTTAACACAGGAACAGAATCTTTAACAGGCATTACCGTATGCGATAATAACTGGACATCTGCATCTTTTTTATACTTTTCTTGCAGCGTACTCATGTTTTTTTCAAGAACTGGACAAATTCC
This genomic stretch from Tenacibaculum jejuense harbors:
- a CDS encoding pyridoxal phosphate-dependent aminotransferase; the protein is MPSISDKGNSMPQSPIRKLVPFAEDAKKRGVKVFHLNIGQPDIKTPQVALDAVKNNNIEVLSYARSEGSETYRNKLSEYYDKNGISVTANDIIATTGGSEALLFTIGSITDPGDEIIIPEPFYANYNGFSIASGVKVVPVISSIDDNFALPKIEDFEKLITPKTKAILICNPGNPTGYLYSKEEIQKLKEIVLKHDLFLIADEVYREFAYDGAEHHSILKEDGLDKNAIVIDSVSKRYSMCGARIGCIVSRNQEFVQTAIKFAQARLSPPTYALIASEAALDTPQSYFDDVIEEYVERRNTLISELEKIEGVKVAKPKGAFYCIAELPVENSEDFAQWILESFNHNNETVMVAPAGGFYSTKGEGKNQVRIAYVLNKEDLKRCVAILKAALEAYNK
- the murB gene encoding UDP-N-acetylmuramate dehydrogenase — translated: MEIQQNISLKNYNTFGIDVNAKRFISIRSVHELQQLVVKEKSIFLISGGSNMLLTKDIDDLVVHINTEGICIDREDENSVYLTVNSGENWHDFVLWCIDQNYGGIENLSLIPGNVGTCPIQNIGAYGVEVKDVITKVEAVSIETGKLVQFSNTECKFGYRNSIFKNEVKGKYIITSVSFKLTKKDHVLNTSYGAIETELASKNITNPTIKNVSDAVIAIRQSKLPDPKEIGNSGSFFKNPVISISLFENLKEQFPNIPSYPVSDEEIKVPAGWLIEQSGFKGKRFGDYGVHEKQALVLVNYGNASGKDIYKLAQQIQNTIKENFKIDLEIEVNVI
- a CDS encoding alpha/beta hydrolase family protein, with translation MKLKIFSLFLFFSYIISFAQSERRILNFDFEGIKLEGVFNTPKNKNPKGIVIIVHGSGKTNAVQQEWHLDVRNAILKAGYATYMWDKMGCGKSEGVFNYNQSVQNSADEVIAAIKSLKKQKIKGADRIGLWGISRAGWINPIVINKFKNISFWISVSGVGPKESFAYLFKENLKTEGVTKDSIHILQNELKESYRITHSGGSFKDYMNATKNLRKNKFLKRFNEGRVVTEKGYLAYQKEFMKMPFDYKTNLQIYVQDFESELLKIKCPVLALFGEKDTQVDWKKTKALYQKTLGKTTHFTTKSFPNCNHNLFTCKTGGFYEFQDDNLPWIRSENFLSTITNWLNKIEEKI
- a CDS encoding carboxypeptidase-like regulatory domain-containing protein; translation: MKRNKSFFIVLSLSIFIFTRCISFNNDNQPRIEGDIIDEAGNPITHVELFYRDSLISTKTDANGHYQFNTSRTLFLKFKKEGYHTRSAKIENFSENEQYHFRDVVLKKKGTNTIEYEKISLNKKHENVPAEFSGKVENLFSNPLQNVTVTLTDSLKKEKIVSSHFRFKKYRTNFILEKEGYDTVDVSIPYYKSKDHNITLINKDQKKQGIYLVKSNELIPLPQAKLLYTTEKKIGRILWGGNFGYNIRKFFYPKKIKEFKIEKDSLIRFIVFDPVFASYLYKAKENDNYLGTADYKYSASPISKGYVDTEVVYPNKESFYYRGKNKARVIEFTPDSTGNYVFINSQTKKGYYFSY
- a CDS encoding SCO family protein, with the translated sequence MKVINRTILWICTALFCVSCKKEVKVDKTVTLPFFNSAVFTPEWISEDSKEYNTIHKIGDFSLINQEGETITNENYKGKIYVADFFFVSCPGICPVLEKNMSTLQEKYKKDADVQLLSHTVMPVKDSVPVLKQYALENGIDSEKWNLVTGDKELIYDLARTSYFADEDFVKTQDKDAFIHTENFILVDKRGRIRGVYNGTIQLEIKRLIRHIDLLKKEI